DNA from Rhizobacter sp. J219:
TGACGCCATTGTCGAGCGCCTGGCCGACGAGGCGCTCGGCCTCCGCCTGTTGCAGCGTGCCGATCTTGGCCCACAGGTCGGCGCTGCCGCCGAAGGTCATGGTGCCGAGGCACAGTTCGGAGACGAAAAGGCCGGTGCGGCCGAGCGGCAGGTGGCGCATGGTGGGGCTCCAGGTGACGACCAACCCGGAAGCATAGGCAGCACCTGCAGCCCTGCCGCCAACGCGGCTTCTGCGTCAGCCGATCGTGGCCGGCTTCGACACCGGGTGCGACAGCACCAGCGACGTGCTCACGCTGCCGTGCGCAGCGAGCGCGTCCACCACACGCTCCAGATCCTGCGGGCCGGCGAAAGCACAGCGAACGATGAAGCAGTCTTCGCCCGTCACACGCACCGCGTCGAGCACCTCGGGCATGGACTGGAACAGCGCCACGTAGCGCTGGATGTGTGCATGCGTCGTGCGCACCCGCACCACCGCCTGCAGCGCGAGGCCGACCGCAGCGAGGTTGACGCGCGCACCGTAGCCCGCGATCACGCCGGCGTCTTCGAGCTTCTTTACCCGCTCGCTGATCGCCGGTTGCGACAGGCCGATGCGCCGGCCGAGCGCGGCGAGCGGCTGGCGCGCGTCGTCCTGCAGCGCCTGCAATATGAGGTGGTCTTTCTTGTCGAGCTTGAGCGGCGCGGCGGTCATGGCGATGAAGTGAAGGTTTGGCGGGCGAAGTTCCGATGCCTGGCCCTGGCGGGCGCATCGGGGGCTGCCTATCGTAGGCGGCATCGTCCACTCACGCTTCATGCCATGCGCCCCGTCCTGATCGTTCCCGGCATCCAGAACTCCGGCCCGACCCACTGGCAATCGTTGTGGGAGTCGCGGCACCCCGGCGTGACCCGGGTGCAGCAGCGCGACTGGGACCATCCAGTGTGCGACGAGTGGGTGCAGGCGCTCGACGCCGCCGTGCGCGACGCTGGCGAAGCGCCGATCCTCGTGGCGCACAGCCTTGGCTGCCTAGTGGTGGCGCACTGGGCGGCACGCACGGCGCGGCCGGTGCATGCCGCGCTGCTCGTGGCCGTGCCCGATCCCCACGGCCCGCAGTTCCCGCCCGAGGCGCGCGGCTTCGCACCCTTGCCGCAGGACCTGGGCCGCATCCGGCTCCAGATGGTCAGCAGCCGCGACGACCCGTATGCGTCACCGGCCTACACACGTGAAACGGCCCGCCAGTGGCGGGCCGAGTGTGTCGACGCGGGGCCTCGCGGCCACCTCAACGCCCAGAGCGGCCTGGGCGACTGGCCCGAGGCCTGGGCCTGGGTGGCCCGCTGGCGGGCCGAACCCTGAGACTTACTCCTCGCGGCCGCCGAAGATGCCGAACAACGCCAGCAGCGACTGGAACACGTTGTACAGGCTCAGGTACACGCCCAGCGTGGCGGTGATGTAGTTCGTCTCGTGGCCGTCCTGCACACGCTTGAGGTCGTGCAGGATGAAGGCCGAGAAGATGCCGATGGCCAGCACCGCCAGCGTGATCATGAGCGCCGGCGACTTCAGGAAGATGTTCGCAATGCCGGCGACCAGCAGCATGATCGCGCCGATGAAGAGCCACTTGCCCATCGAGGACAGGTCGCGCTTGATCACCGACGAGAGCATCGCCATGCCGAGGAAGATCGCCCCGGTGCCGGCGAAGGCCATCATGATCAGGCCGGCGCCATTGGCCAGACCCAGCACCATGCCGACCATGCGCGAGAGCATCAGGCCCATGAAGAAGGTGAAGGCGAGCAGCAGGGGCACGCCGGCAGCCGAGTTCTTGGTCTTCTCGATCGCGAACATGAAGCCGAAGGCTCCGCCGAGGAACACCACCAGGCTCACCATCGGCGACATGGCCGCGGCGATGCCGGTGGCCACGCCGATCCAGGCGCCGAGCACGGTGGGCACCATCGACAGCGCGAGCAGCCAGTAGGTGTTGCGCAGGACCTTGTTGCGCTCCTGCGGGGAGGTGACGGCTTGGCCGTAGACCTGTTGCATGTCGTAGTTCATGACGACTCCTTTGCTAATAAAACACCAGCGGAAGACTCATCACGCAGCCAGCGCCCGCCGCTTGTTCCGGGCGCGGATGTTCAAAGCTTCTACAGCCAGCGAGAAGGCCATTGCAGCATAGATGTAGCCCTTCGGCACGTGCACGTCGAAGGCTTCAGCGGTGAGCGCCATGCCCACCATCACCAGGAAGGCCAGCGCCAGTACCTTGACCGACGGGTGGCGATCGACGAAGTCGCCGATCGGCTTGGCGGCAAACAGCATCACGGCCACCGAGGCCACCACCGCGGCGATCATCACCGGCAGCTGGTCGACCATGCCGACCGCGGTGATCACCGAGTCGAGCGAGAACACGATGTCGATGATGGCGATCTGGCCGATGATGGCCCAAAAGACCTTGCCACCGACAGACTTGGCCGTGGCAGCGTCAGCCGCAGGCGGCCCACCCTGCTCGCGAGCCTCGACTTCCACGAAGATCTCATGCGAAGCCTTGTAGAGCAGGAAGATGCCGCCCAGCAGCAGCACGATGTCGCGCCCGCTGATGCCCTGGCCGGCGACGTGGAAGAGGTCATCCTTGAGGCCCATCACCCAGCTCAGCGAGAAGAGCAGCGCCAGGCGGCTCAGCATCGCGAAGCCCAGACCCAGACGGCGCGCGATGTCGCGCTGGTGCGCGGGCAGGCGGCCCACCAGGATGGAGATGAAGATGATGTTGTCCACCCCGAGCACGATCTCGAGGGCGGTGAGCATCGCAAAAGCGATCCAGATGTTGGGGTCGAGAAGGAATTCCATCGCTTGGAATCTAGGGGCAATCGATACTTCGCGTAAAGTCGCGATTTCGGAAGCATGACTTCGAGAAAGCAGAAGCATGAACTTCAAGCACCTTTACTACTTCTGGGCCACCGCCAAGGCCGGCGGCGTGATGCGAGCCGGCGAGCAGCTGCACACCACGCCGCAGACGCTGTCGACCCAGATCAAGCTGCTCGAAGAGCGCCTGGGCTGTGCGCTTTTCCGCAAGAAGGGGCGCCACCTGGAGCTGACCGAAGAAGGCCGCACGGCGCTCGGCTATGCCGACCAGATCTTCGCGCTGAGCGCCGAGTCTCGAGGCGGCCATCGGGCGGGCCGGCACCGCGGGGGCGGTTCTCCCGTTTCGCGTGGGCATCGCCGACCAGGTGCCCAAGGCCATCGCCTACCGGCTGATCGAGCCGGCGCTGCGGGTGCCCAGCACACGCCTCATCGGCCATGAAGGCAAGCTGCAGGACCTGCTCGGCCAGCTGTCGGTGCACCGGCTCGACCTCGTGATCGCCGACGAACCGATGGGCAAGTCGGTGAGCGTGAAGGCCTACAACCACCCGCTTGGCACCACTGCCATGAGCTTCTTTGCGGCGCCGGCGCTGCAGCGGTCGCTCAAAGCGCCATTCCCCCGGTGCCTCGACGGGGCGCCCTTCCTGTCGCAGGGTTCGGCCTCGGCCATGCGCCAGCGCCTCGACATCTGGCTCGCCGAGCAGAGCCTGCACCCGCGTGTGGTGGGCGAATTCGACGATGCCGCACTGATGAAGGCCTTCGGCCGAGAAGGCCAGGGAGTCTTCATGTCGCCCACCGTGCTGGAAGACGAGACCTGCGAACAGTACGACGTGAAGGTGCTCGGCCGCACCGAGGCCCTGGTCGAGGAGTTCTACGCGATCTCGGTGGAGCGGCGCATCACGCACCCCTGCGTGGTGGCGATCACCGAGGCGGCACGCGGGCGCTTTCTGGCCTGAGCCGCTCTCCGCCGGCCGAGCGCCGGGCCGCCCCAAGCCGGCCGGCATCCCCACGGGGGATGGGCCGATGGACCCATCGGACGAGGCCGTGATCTCAGACTTGCGTCAGCTCCTGGCGCACGGCGTACAGCGCCAGCTCCACGTCGTTGCGCACGCCGGTCTTTTCGAGAATGCGCGCCCGGTAGGTGCTGACGGTGTTGGACGACAGCGCCAGCTGCTCGGCAATCTCGCCCACGCTGCGGCCCTGGCTCAAGAGGCGGAACACCTGGTACTCGCGGTGCGACAGGCGCTCGTGCAGCGGCTTGTCCTCGGTGTGCCCGGCACCGATGGCGCTGGCCAGGTGCTCGGCCACCGCCGGCGTGATGAACATGCCGCCTGCCGCCACCTTGCGGATGGCCGAGATCATCTGCTCGGAATCCGCGCTCTTGTTGAGGTAGCCCACGGCGCCGAGTTTCATGCTGCGCACCGCGTACTGCTTGTCGGGGTAGGTGCTGAGCATCAGCACCGGCAGCTTCGGGAATTCGCTCTTCATCTGGCGCAGCACGTCGAGCCCGTCGCGGTGCGGCATGGCGATGTCCATCAGCACCACGTCGATGCCGCCCTGGCGCACGCGGGCGAGCGCATCGGGGCCGTTGGCCGCCTCGAAGGCGACGGCGATGTCGGGCGCATCGGTGAGCACCTGGCGGATGCCCTGGCGCACGATGAGATGGTCGTCGCAGATCAAGACGTGGATCGTGGTCATGGAGCCTCCGTCGGCAGGGGCATGGTCAGGCGGGCGATGGTGCCGAAGCCCGGCACGCCATCGAGGGTGAGCTGCCCGCCGAAATGCCCGGCGCGCTCGCGCATGCCCATCACGCCGTAGCTGCGCGGGTCGTCGAGCGCTTCGCGTGATGCACCCACGCCGTCGTCGCGCACCTCAAGGTGCAGCACCGGCGCGGGTGGGCCGTCGACGTAGAGCCGGATGTGAACCGTGCTGGCACGCGCATGCCGCGCCACGTTGCTGAGCATCTCCTGGAAGATGCGAAAGACGGCGATCGCCCAGCGCTCGCCCTCGCGGCCGGCCGGGGGCTCCACGCCGGCGTGCACCAGCACCTGCAGCGTGTGCTGCAGCTCGGTGGTTTCGATGAACTCCTGCGCCTGCCATTCGAGCGCGGCCCACAGGCCCTGGTGGTCGAGGATGCTCGGGCGCAGGTCGGTGATGATGCGCCCGAGGTTGTCGACGGCGCGGTCGATCAGCGCGCCCATGCCCGCGCATTTGGCGACCAGCGGCGCGCGGTCGTCGATGCGCTTTTCGAGCCAGTTGACGTCCATCTTGAGCGCGACCAGCAGCGAGCCCAGCTCGTCGTGGATCTCGCGGGCGATGCGGGTGCGCTCTTCCTCGCGCACCGTCTCCAGGTACGCAGACAGCTCGCGCAACTGGCCGAGCGCCTGCGTCAGCTCGTGGGTGCGTTCTTCCACGCGGCGCTCCAGCTGCTCGTGCGCCTGGCGCAGCGCACCCTCGGCGCGCTTGCGCTCGGTGATGTCGACGATGGTGACGACCGCGCCCTGCACCACCCCGCCATCGATGATGGGGTGCGACGAATACTCGGCGCTGAAGGCGCTGCCATCGGCACGCCACAGCACCTCGCTGTCGATGCGGCAGGGCAGCCCGCGCCGGAAGGCATTGAAGATCGGGCAATCGCACTCGGGGTAGTGGCGGCCGTCGGCATGCGTGTGGTGGATCAGCTCGTGCATGTTGCGCCCATGCACTTGCTCGGTGCGGTAGCCCAGCATCTCGGCGGCCGCGCGGTTGACGAAGGTGCAGCGGCCGTCCATGTCGATGCCGAAGATGCCGTCGCCGGTGGATTCCAGCAGCAGCTGCAGGCGCTCGCTCCACGCCCCGCTGGGCGCAGGCACCAGCGCGGCCGCGGGCAGGCGCACAGGGGTGTTCAGCTCAGACAACATCGTGCACTCGGGGCGGACAGGTTCACCATCCCAGTGCAAAGCCTGTGCCAAGGCCGGCTCAGTTTTGTGCAGTGCGCCAACGCGGCCACAGCACGTTGAGGCCCAGGCCGCACAGCACCAGTGCCGCCGCGATCAGCTTCCAGCCCGGCAGCGGCTCGGCCAGCCACCAGCTGGCCGCGGCCATGCCAAAGACCGGCACCAGCAGCGCCATCGGCGTGATGCTCGCCGCCGGATGCCGCGCCAGCAGCCAGCCCCATGCCGCGTAGCCGAAGAGGGTGTTGCCAACGGCCTGCCAGAGCACCGCAGCCCAGGTGGCGGCATCGGCCTGCACGAGCCCCTGCGCGATGGCCGGCCAGCCTTCGAAGAGCAGCGACATCACGACCAGCGGCGGCACCGCCGCAGCGCTCGACCACACCACATAGGCCAGCATGTTCACCGGCCCCGCCTGCTTGCTGACCATGTTGGCGCAGGCCCAGCAGAAGGCGGCAAACAGCACCATCAGAAGACCGAGCACGGTGGTGTCGCCGCCCGTGTGGCTGCCGATCACCACGATGCCCGCCGCCCCGAGCGCGAGCGCCAGCCATTGGTACGGTTGCACCTTCTCGCGGGCGATCCGCATCGCCAGCATGATGGTGAAGAACACCTGCGTCTGGATCACGAGCGAGGCGAGCCCGGGCGAGATGTCGTGCCTCATCGCGATGTAGAGCACACCGAACTGTCCCACCCCGAGCAGGATGCCGTAGGCCGCGAGGTTGCGCCACGGCACCGGCGGCCGAGGCAGCAGCAGCATCGCGGGAAAGAAGGCGATCGCGAAACGCAGCGCCGCAAACAGCAGCGGCGGCAGGTGCGCCAGCGCGGCCTTGATGACGACGAAGTTGGTGCCCCAGACCGCCACCACCGCAAGCGCCAGCAGCAGGTGCCGCCACGGTGGGTGCGCGGCCGTCAAGCCAGCACCACCCGGTTCTGCCCCGACGCCTTGGCGTTGATGAGCGCATGCTCGGCACGCTGCACGGTGTCGGCCACCGACTCGCCGGCGCGATGCTCGGCCACGCCGGCCGAGAAGCTCAGGTGCAAGGGCCCTGAGCCTGGCGCTTCGATGGCCACGGCCTTCATGCGCTCGCGCAGCCGCTCCAGGCTCGTGCGGCCGAGTGAGGCGCGGGTGTTGGAGAGCATCAGCAGGAATTCCTTGCCGTCCCAGCGCGAGAGCAGGTCGGAGATGCGGATCACGTTGAGCGCCTCGTTGGCGAAGCGGCGCAGCAGCTCGTCGGCGAAGGCGTGACCGTGCTTGTCGTTGATCTCGCGGAAGCCGTCGATGTCGATCACGGCGAGGCAGAACGACTGGCCCGAGCGCACGCCACGCTGGCGCTCCTGCTCCATCAGCTCGACCATGTGGCGGCGGTTGATGAGGCCGGTGAGTTCGTCGCGCGTGGCCAGCTCCTGGATGCGCGCGAGCGCGATGGCAATGTCTTTCTTCTGGCGGCGCAAGCGGTCGCGCAGCCGGCTGAGCTGGCCGGCCAGCAGCGCCACGGCCGGCACCATGATGGCGATCATGATGAAGTGGCCCCATTCCACCGCCGGCTCGTAGACCGCCGGGTTGCGCCAGGCCATGGTGGCCATCGTCACACCAAACACTGCCACCGCAAAGAAGCTGGTGCGCAGCACCGTGCCGGGTGCCAGCGAGTACATGCTGAACATGAACACGACCATCAGGATCGGGAAGGCGCCGCCGCGCCCCTTGCCCGCGATGGCATACGCGACCGCCGCGCAGAGGATGGCGAACACCATCTGCGGCACCGTGAGCGACGGCTCGGCGTAGCGAAGGTTCTGGCCGCTGCGGATGGTGATGAAGAACACCACGAAGCCGCCGACGAGCACCAGCGTCCACCACGCGGTCGGCTCCATCGGCGCGAGCCCGGCCCACACCAGGTAGTGCATGTTGAGCACGCTGCCCAGCACCAGCAGCATCGCGGTGCCGCACTGCACCAACCGCAGCCGCTGCTTGGGTTCGGTGCCGAAGAGCCAGTCGGCCAGGCGCGAAGAAGACATCAACGCGAGCGGGTCTTGCCAGTGTGCAGATGGGAAAGAGGCAACGCCGCCCCGGCCTTCACTTCGCCCAGCGAGAAGCTGGTGTGGATGTCTTTGACGTTCGGCAGGTTGAGCAAGGTGTCGATCGAAAAGCGGGAGAACGCATCGAGGTCGGTGGCCATGACTTGCAGCTCGAAAGTGCCGGTGCCTGAAATGTAGTGGCAGGCGATCACCTCGGGCAATTTGCGGATGGCGTCTTCGAGCGCCCGTGTGGCGAGGCCGTTGTTGCGCTCGGCGTCGACGCGCACGAAGGCCAGCACGCCGAGGCCGATCTTGCGGCGGTCGATCTCGGCCCGGTAGCCGGTGATGTAGCCCTGCTCTTCGAGCCATTTGACGCGCCGCCAGGTGGGTGCGGCCGACAGGCCGATGCGCGCTGCCAACTCGGCATTCGACAGTCGGGCGTCGTGCTGCAGCTCGCGAAGGATCAGCACGTCGTAGCGGTCGAGCGCATCGCCATGCGGCTCGGTGGGCTCGTCGGCGGGCTTGATG
Protein-coding regions in this window:
- a CDS encoding EamA family transporter, whose protein sequence is MTAAHPPWRHLLLALAVVAVWGTNFVVIKAALAHLPPLLFAALRFAIAFFPAMLLLPRPPVPWRNLAAYGILLGVGQFGVLYIAMRHDISPGLASLVIQTQVFFTIMLAMRIAREKVQPYQWLALALGAAGIVVIGSHTGGDTTVLGLLMVLFAAFCWACANMVSKQAGPVNMLAYVVWSSAAAVPPLVVMSLLFEGWPAIAQGLVQADAATWAAVLWQAVGNTLFGYAAWGWLLARHPAASITPMALLVPVFGMAAASWWLAEPLPGWKLIAAALVLCGLGLNVLWPRWRTAQN
- a CDS encoding Lrp/AsnC family transcriptional regulator codes for the protein MPLKKPFTGKTIKPADEPTEPHGDALDRYDVLILRELQHDARLSNAELAARIGLSAAPTWRRVKWLEEQGYITGYRAEIDRRKIGLGVLAFVRVDAERNNGLATRALEDAIRKLPEVIACHYISGTGTFELQVMATDLDAFSRFSIDTLLNLPNVKDIHTSFSLGEVKAGAALPLSHLHTGKTRSR
- a CDS encoding alpha/beta hydrolase gives rise to the protein MRPVLIVPGIQNSGPTHWQSLWESRHPGVTRVQQRDWDHPVCDEWVQALDAAVRDAGEAPILVAHSLGCLVVAHWAARTARPVHAALLVAVPDPHGPQFPPEARGFAPLPQDLGRIRLQMVSSRDDPYASPAYTRETARQWRAECVDAGPRGHLNAQSGLGDWPEAWAWVARWRAEP
- a CDS encoding TerC family protein, with protein sequence MEFLLDPNIWIAFAMLTALEIVLGVDNIIFISILVGRLPAHQRDIARRLGLGFAMLSRLALLFSLSWVMGLKDDLFHVAGQGISGRDIVLLLGGIFLLYKASHEIFVEVEAREQGGPPAADAATAKSVGGKVFWAIIGQIAIIDIVFSLDSVITAVGMVDQLPVMIAAVVASVAVMLFAAKPIGDFVDRHPSVKVLALAFLVMVGMALTAEAFDVHVPKGYIYAAMAFSLAVEALNIRARNKRRALAA
- a CDS encoding PAS domain-containing sensor histidine kinase, with the protein product MLSELNTPVRLPAAALVPAPSGAWSERLQLLLESTGDGIFGIDMDGRCTFVNRAAAEMLGYRTEQVHGRNMHELIHHTHADGRHYPECDCPIFNAFRRGLPCRIDSEVLWRADGSAFSAEYSSHPIIDGGVVQGAVVTIVDITERKRAEGALRQAHEQLERRVEERTHELTQALGQLRELSAYLETVREEERTRIAREIHDELGSLLVALKMDVNWLEKRIDDRAPLVAKCAGMGALIDRAVDNLGRIITDLRPSILDHQGLWAALEWQAQEFIETTELQHTLQVLVHAGVEPPAGREGERWAIAVFRIFQEMLSNVARHARASTVHIRLYVDGPPAPVLHLEVRDDGVGASREALDDPRSYGVMGMRERAGHFGGQLTLDGVPGFGTIARLTMPLPTEAP
- a CDS encoding GGDEF domain-containing protein, which produces MSSSRLADWLFGTEPKQRLRLVQCGTAMLLVLGSVLNMHYLVWAGLAPMEPTAWWTLVLVGGFVVFFITIRSGQNLRYAEPSLTVPQMVFAILCAAVAYAIAGKGRGGAFPILMVVFMFSMYSLAPGTVLRTSFFAVAVFGVTMATMAWRNPAVYEPAVEWGHFIMIAIMVPAVALLAGQLSRLRDRLRRQKKDIAIALARIQELATRDELTGLINRRHMVELMEQERQRGVRSGQSFCLAVIDIDGFREINDKHGHAFADELLRRFANEALNVIRISDLLSRWDGKEFLLMLSNTRASLGRTSLERLRERMKAVAIEAPGSGPLHLSFSAGVAEHRAGESVADTVQRAEHALINAKASGQNRVVLA
- a CDS encoding Lrp/AsnC family transcriptional regulator, encoding MTAAPLKLDKKDHLILQALQDDARQPLAALGRRIGLSQPAISERVKKLEDAGVIAGYGARVNLAAVGLALQAVVRVRTTHAHIQRYVALFQSMPEVLDAVRVTGEDCFIVRCAFAGPQDLERVVDALAAHGSVSTSLVLSHPVSKPATIG
- a CDS encoding response regulator transcription factor, whose amino-acid sequence is MTTIHVLICDDHLIVRQGIRQVLTDAPDIAVAFEAANGPDALARVRQGGIDVVLMDIAMPHRDGLDVLRQMKSEFPKLPVLMLSTYPDKQYAVRSMKLGAVGYLNKSADSEQMISAIRKVAAGGMFITPAVAEHLASAIGAGHTEDKPLHERLSHREYQVFRLLSQGRSVGEIAEQLALSSNTVSTYRARILEKTGVRNDVELALYAVRQELTQV
- a CDS encoding Bax inhibitor-1/YccA family protein, translated to MNYDMQQVYGQAVTSPQERNKVLRNTYWLLALSMVPTVLGAWIGVATGIAAAMSPMVSLVVFLGGAFGFMFAIEKTKNSAAGVPLLLAFTFFMGLMLSRMVGMVLGLANGAGLIMMAFAGTGAIFLGMAMLSSVIKRDLSSMGKWLFIGAIMLLVAGIANIFLKSPALMITLAVLAIGIFSAFILHDLKRVQDGHETNYITATLGVYLSLYNVFQSLLALFGIFGGREE